The following is a genomic window from Chaetodon trifascialis isolate fChaTrf1 chromosome 13, fChaTrf1.hap1, whole genome shotgun sequence.
ATTGGCGAATGAAAGGAAATTCGttattgattatttttacaATATTGATTGCACAAGCTTTTCTTGGCAAGTCTATTTTAGGAGGACATGCAAGTGTTTTTGGAGAACTAAGCCAAACAATGGTGGATAGCGTTTAATTTCGTTTCAAGCACTTCGCTAGGTTAGTTTTGGCCCAGTGTGGCTCACTTCTGCTTACAACTTCCACAGATTCGTTGCTGTGCTTCCCCAACTGCTGTGTCCCTCACTCTACAGAGCAAATGctagacagacaggcagacagatacaCAGATGGGTtaagacagatagacagacagactgggggggtgggggtatAAATCCTTGGCTGTGGTCTAGAAAGCAATGTCAGATGCTTCTTGTTATGTCAACATACAATCATTTTGTCCGGCACGATTCACTACGTACCTCTAAATACATATTGTACACAAGAGTTAAGTCAGTTGCTCTGACATGTAGCCAAACCTCTCAACGTGTAAGTGCACAGGGCACATCAGATGATAATAATTGCACAAAGAGGTATTCTGTAGGCCATGTCTACTGTGAACAAACATGCACGCgcgcattcacacacatacacgcgcatacacacatacacactcaacccccgcccccccaactacccccacatacacacactctctcttcaCATTCTACGTGGGGGGCTTGATTTTCAGGCCATAAGGTTACTAGTTAGTCACTAGCTAGTTAGTTAGTTGGTTAGTTAGTATCAGAGGTGCATTGACTGGCATGGGGCGCCCACAGCAGGGCAGCGGCTCTAGCGTGCTAGCGATGTCTCGTCATCGTTGTTGCGTGCGTGGGTGTGAAAGTGGTCAGCCGCGGTAAATCTGTTTGAAGTGGTCACACTCATTGCAGTAGCCCTGTTTCTCTTGGTTGGCGTAGTGGTCGCAGCCCTGCGTCCGGCACCGCTGCTTGGACTTTTCCTTGGGCGCCTGCGCCCGCCTGCCCGCCTCCCTGCCCTGGCCACGCGTGTGGCACTCTGGGCAGAGGTCTGTGCAACCCGGGGAcacattactgcagccactCCGCCGGCactgggtctgggtctgggtctgggaTTGCTGCGAAGATCTAGGTTTGACTGCTCGGTCACGCTTTTTgtacagaggaagagagggggagcaaagagagaggagagaaaggtcAGTCGGCAACTGGAAGGCAACTGTGGACCAGAAGGATACTGCAAGAAGCAGTGAGAATCACAGAAAAAGCGAGACAAAGGAAGGAtgagacacagctgacagaTGACAAAGGTGGAAGGAGGAGTTCAGAATGGACGGCTGACAGACACTTACCATGACCAGAGGAGGGGAGTGTGGTGTGCGATGTGCCACTTGGTTGAGCCGTGCACTTTGCTCTTTGACGTAGCACTTGTCGCAGTAGCCCTCTAGCATTGCCTTGCCAACGGCACCACACCCAGGTCCACGACACCGTGAGGCGTTTTGGAAGCCTGCCTCCAAACCATGCCGGCTCTGGACCGGGGCGGGGGGAGGGGTCAGGTCTGGAATAGACAGCGGCCATATAATATAACAGTAtatataataatgaaaaaaatagaaactaAACATGACATTAATTCCCATAATACAAAACAAACTTATTAAGACTTTTTATTTAAAAGGCCGTGATAAgacatttgttgttgtgtctgaaAACCTGTGACATGATAGAAGTGTTCCAGTTTAGTTTAAGGACTTACGGTGGTTGGTCTGATAGTCTACGTAGCAAATAGTGCAGAAACCCAATTTCTCTGGCGTCCCAAAGAACTGGCAGCCAGACCTTTTACAAGGGCGGGCCAGCGGCGCTTGCCAGGCTGAGGTGTGCCCCGGGGTTAGGGTGAGGCACGGCCGCTCAGCGTCCCTGGCCTGGCTCCAAGCTGAAGACGATGCCTCAGTCCTGGGGTTGTTCTGCTGTGGCTCTCCCCTCTCTGGAGCCTGTTGTCTCTGCATGCAGGGAGGACACAGGCCATTGAATATCCTGAACGCCTCCTGTCTGCACATGCTGCAgcgctctgtctctgtctcgcAGCCCCCCCACTGGGTCCAACCGGAGCCCTGGGCCGGGTGGGGGACTGTAGGCCCCCCATTGGGACCTGGGAGTCCTGTAGCAGCTGTTCCAGCTCCAGGGGGTCCGTGGTTCTGCCTGGAGTTGAAGCAGCGCTCACAAAGTCCATCATGCTCCACGCTAAGGGTGAAGAGGCAGCCGGGTGTCTTGCACTTCATGGCATGAGTTTCACTGTACAGGCTGAGGCTGGGAGCGGTGGGTGGGGCTGAACGGGGGCTGGATAACACCACCCCTCTCccagaagaggaggatgggggGCTGCTGCTTCGGGCTCCCCTGGAGCTCACCTCAGTCTCTGATCCCCCTATCACTCCTACCCCACCTTGTACCCCTCCTCCCTTGGTCTGCACCACCCCTTCTATCCTCGCTCCTCCACCTGTAGTGGCCTGTCGCTTCTCAAAGCATTCATGGCAATGAGGCTGCGTGTCTACAGAGACATAAAAGGTGCATCGTGGTGTGGCACAGCGGATCTCGATGAGGGAGAGCTGGGAGACGGAGAAGGGCGGAGGGCGCTGCGGCTGGGCGGCCCACGCCTGCTCCTTGTCCTCCTGCCAGCGCTGGTACTCATGGTTGACAAGTTGCAGGTAGTCCTCCATCAGGTTCATGTCTTCAGGGAGGTTGCCCTCATCCAGCCTtgggacagagacacacaatgTGGTTCTTTACTTAACCGCACTTTAACCGCAGTTAATAAAGCTGCTGTCATCAATGTGTTTCCAGAAGTTAAACCAAAATCTGTGATCATCAACCAAAAAGAGCTCATCATCTGTAGATACCGTGCAGCATTGACGATCCGTGTGGCGTCGTAGCCCAGGCCTATGACGGGGATCTCTATCAGTAGCAGGTAGTCTTTGAGAAgcctctctttctgctgctgttctttctCCATCAAGAAGTGAACCTTCAGCTCCTCAAAGCCCCCCCGGCCCGGGTTGATCAGCGGCACTGCTCGGATCTCTGGGAAATTCAAAGGCATAGAAGCGcttagaaataaaaacatgagcGACTTCATATCAGGCCTTTGTCGTCTAAGCTACATAACACCTGTTTCCTACCTGGACCACTGTCTTTGATGGTGATGAGGGGTGCAAAGTGCTGGGAGTCGTAGCCGAGCACTATTGGGTATTTGTAGCACTCGGTGGGCGGCCAGTGTAGAGGCAGATAAATCCCACCCACAttcagaggagagatggaggatcCAGATTTCATACTCCTGACCACCTGGTCTGTTGAAAGAACAGTGATTAAAGAGACTTATAAAAAGAACTCTCCAAGAACAATCAAATATCTTTTCAGCACATGTTTTCTGAGACTTATTGTTGGCATGATTCTGAATGAAATTCAACTTCTATAACTATTTTGGGGATTTTGATTAGTAATGCTAGCAATGCTAATCACTTATGCTAGAGCCAGAAACTTTTGATTAAGTCAGAAGTGCATGGCAAGAGCAACAAAGACCTTTCAAACATCTTGTCACCCCTTTAAAATTGGCATTTTCTTATGTTTTAATGGAACGACATTCTTGGAAACTCAAATATAGTTTAAAACAAGTTGCTGCACATCTCCACTGTACATCCATACAGCTAAACAAaggagatgggaggtgataCAGTGAAATCAAACACTATGAAGACTTCTTATGGCATGGCATGACTTCTTATGAGGAGGTGCCTCACCGTCTCTCTCACTGGAAGACATGTTGACACAAGACCGGTGAGTCTTTGATGGCTAACAGGGAGCAATAAACGGACTTTGAGATAATAAAAAGGGAGTACCTGCGATGACGATGATGGGTCTGCGGAGAATGttggagaggatgaagatgtgGATGTCCTCCAGAGAGTCAAACTGGAGGCCATTGCTACTGGAGACCGGAGACGCCATCTTCACTATCTtttcccactcctcctcccaGTTCTGGGACAGCACAAATACAAAGAGTTGGGGTATAAACTTCTGCACATTTGGGTTAAATTTGCATAAAATATTCTACAAAGTATTTTGTAGGTAGGAAAACAAGGAGAGGGATGTGTGCACATGCTCTGGCTTGAACTACTGCAATTGCAGGTTACACACAAGGATGCAATAATCTTAATGTTCATACCATGGTGGTGTATCGGAGACCGGTCTGGGTGAACTCCTGGGACTGGAGCAGCTCTGCCTGGAAGCGAGCTCTAAAGACACcagtgtctgtctctttcaaaACACCGTGGAGGGCTTTCCGAAGCACCAGGTCTGTGTCCTGAACGCCCAGCATGTACTGAGAGGCCGCGTGGAGCAAACAGTTCCCATCTcctacaaaaacacacagaagaggtAGAGAGTATGATATTAGTACTAAGGGTAGTTGGTTTTGTTCACAGGACAGAAACTTGTACAATTGCACAGCggaacatgcacacgcacatgcaaatACAGAACACAGCATACACAACAGACAAGTGCAGTGCGCACACAGAGAAGCGTAACAAAAGTCTGGGGATTTCCAGGCCATCGGGCCGGTTGTTGCACTATCTGGTGTCTAGACTATTATGTGACCCTCACATGTCTAAAAGTACGCACATGCTACAGACAAAGCTTGGCTTTTACACAGCTGGCCTGAGAAAAACAGCACTTAAATTTAcctgaaatacatttttgaaaatcTAAATGTCACTCGTTTTCTCCTCTAATCTGCCTGGAAACACTCAAAAAATATGCTGTCTTGTTTCATGTCAAAGAGACTACTTCCTCTTTGTTCCATTAACCCTCCAAAGAGATAAAGTTGGCTTCTCGAAAaggcttttttgtgtgtgtgtgagcaactGAAAACCTTGGAATTTTATTTAGTCTCCTATAGCAGCGCTGGGTCTTTTTCTCATTGTGAAACAGGAGAGCCCATGTTTGTCAATGCGTGTAGCAATGAAAAACCCTGTTGCCACACTAAACACAGGAATTTCCCTGCGCTAACTTCTGccttttgtgcgtgtgtgtgttcccctcCTATGATCCCAACTCATCAGTGCTACTCAGCTGGTCCTGGACTTTCCACAGGGGTGTGGCTTGGACAGGATGGAATGTTATCTTTTTAACTACTGCTATCAACACCCGATGAAGGCTGTGATTAATGAGCACTGAGATAACATGTGCACTCGCAGGTTCTGTAATGTGTGCTCTGTTTACCTGGCAGTAgttcacacactcacctgaAGCATGCACACAGTGCTCTGTACAAAGCTGCTGCATTAAAAATTAAACTTTCAGACCAAGACAATCCGAATCCAAGAGCTGTCCGCAACCTCTGCACAGGAAACACCATTTAAAACACAACTAAGAAAATGTTGGCTTAGAAAAATCCTGAAATGAGTTTAGCCTGGGGTAAGTGTCAGCCATGGGCCAAACTGTGATCAGATATCTCAAAATAGCATCATCAGTGGTGCGAGATGACTGTAATGTGAGATACAGTGTTCATTCAACTGAAGGAACAATCCCACTGTACTCTGAGAAAAAGACACATCCACTTCTATTTCAGACCAGCTAGCTGTTGTTGCATTTCGGCGCTCTTGCATCACtctcaacaaaaacataaaatgcacaGCTCTCTAGTGAGAAAAGGCACCCTCAacagagacacatgcacaggcatACAAGAATAGGCACAAACACCCAAACATGCATGTATAATCAGTTCCTCTtgcactcaaaaacacacagacttttgACCCTGAATAGAGCTGCCTGCCGACCAAAGATGAAAGACGGTCTGCTGGTCCCATCTGTCTAAATATAGACACTTCCTCTGTGACAAGCTGGGACActtcctgaaaacacaccagTGTAGGACCAGACTTAATCCTCATCTGGTTCCCATCCAGGTGACACTTACCACAAGTCTGCAATGTTGTGCTTTCCAGTGGGGTTCTATGTTTGTGTCACACATCATCCACCATCCCCCTCTTTGTCCGCAAGGCATCTACTGAGACTAGCCAACAAAACGTGTCCTGGCCATGACTATTTCTGTGATATTACACTGCTGTACgttttttaatcaaacaataTGGCTGCCACATTAAAGCAATCTGCACTAATAAGGCAAGAACactgtggcagtgtgtgtgtgtgtcctctctgctgctacAATATGTAGAGTCAGTGTACTCCAGCCGAACAAATCCTGCCTGTTGGGGACACATGACAGACATGGGATGCTGTTTGGGAAAAACCCTCGGATGCGTCCTAGACATTCAGGACAGAAGACACAGTGAATTTCAATAACTCGTTTCTTCTGCTGGGCGGAAAAGTtgcacaaaactgaaaaatgcttATCTTGACTGCAGGGAGTGGACGTTTTATGAAGCTGTCTTGCTTTCATGATGGTCGGTTCCATTTCTGCCAGCCTGGGAGTGAAGTTGGGTTTTGGGAAGATTGAAATTCGTTCAGATGTTTTAGTCTTTTGTGAAATCACATAGATGGTGACCTGAGGAAAAGACTTTGGGCTAATGGGTAAATTTATATCCCAGACAATGTGGAGACTGATCTTATAACAGTGTTATGACTTCGAGAAGCTGGATTAATATGACCCGCTCTGACTGGACGTTCATTGACGGACTTTTGCTCTCTCACGTTccctctctgtatgtgtgtctgctgagctccagtgactcagcagcagtcagtcagtcctccgtgtgtgtgtgtgtgtgtgtgtgcgtgcgtgcgtgcgtgcgtgcgtgcgtgttgtCCGTCCTCTGCTCAAAGTCACGTCTGGGTCCTTCAGAGTTAGACGCTCCGGCTCTAAATTCTGTCTCATCTTTATGACATCATCTTCGCAAGACAGGAAATTCCAGGCAGGTTGCTGTCAGCAGAAGTCAGACGAGCTTGTCATCCTTTTGGGGGTCTTTCTGAAGAGGAAGCGTGCGCTGATGAGAGTACCAGTAACTACTTTAGTCATTACTAACTTCAGAATTGCCATGGGGCCCTCACAAAGAGTTTCAGTACTGAAAAATAAGCATGAGGACAGAGCACACAATGAATCCAGCCAGTTCCTCATCCATCCGGTAAATGCTcaaagttaagttcaacatagGAATTTTTCTCTGTTGAGTGTTAATTGCTTCCtatgagaaagaaagacactaTTTCCTCTGGAAACTCACATGTTTAAGACAAACTTGTAACCCAGCTTGATTTCCGCTTCCTTCTTCTGTTGTGAATGTCATGGCTGATGTTTCCCTTCAAACGTTGTTTTTTCCCCTCGTGTAAAAATAGTGTCTGATGTACACGCCAGATGTGTTGACGTTATTACGATATAGATTAAAAAAGGCCAGCAGACGATTTGATTTAACAAGGCCTGGTGAGCTGTGGGACTGTCACTAAGACAGCATGATAAACCTATGTCAGGCAGTCGGGCAGGCAGGTGGGGAAGTTAAAATCATTTGAGATGTTTTAAGATCCACTGACATTCACACTACTCACATACACCTACACAGAAACAGAGGGGACATACCCCTCAGGTTGCAAATGAAAAACTGTGGAAATAGTCGAGTCTGAAACATCATCGACAATAAATAACAGTACTGCATGTGACGGCAGAGAAATTCCCAGTACAGAGCTATGATCAGAAGCAATCGGGCCCAGGTCTGAATGTTTGCCTACTCCGGGATGTTCCCGTGTTACGACATCCACGTAACAGAAAACATGACTTAGCACCGGGCTGACTGAACTCAAACGCTTCAGCTCGGCACAGCAAAACCAAAGGGGGCTGCTAAATGAGTGTATGTGAAAGTGTCAACTGTGTCCCTCCATTGGTGTCACTTACAGTAACCCTGCTTGTGAGTAATGCCATCTCAGAATTTACATATCAAATAGGCCTGACTCACACATACGCACCTCCTCgatcacagaaaatgaaacaaaagcaaaacacatcCTCCGCCCTGAGCACTGGAGATCGCTACAGTTCCTGATATCAAGGAACAAAAGTTTGACATCAGCTCTGCAACCCATCCGTACAATCGTTCCTGTTGTTGAACTTCAGATTAAATGTCACCAGAACGTCCTACTCCAACAGCGTTCACTCACACTGatccacaaatacacacacactactaaACCACAAACTTATGTggtaaaacatacaaaaaaccTCACTAAATTGCTCCAAACTTCATGAAGCTTCATCCTCAAGTAGGAAAGTCACAGAAAGCTGCTTTACTGGAGACTCAGTTCCTAAACATCTGCAAAATCCCTCTTACCATTGGTACGTAAGGGCACCATCTTCTTCACCTCCCGACACCAGTTCAgcttcttctcctgctccaATGAGGCCTGCATGGCTCGGTCCAGGATGGCGGCCTGCACCACCTCCCTGAAGGCCTGCGGGAAATGGTTCATGGCGATCATCTCCAGCGTGTAACGGTGCATACCCCGCAGGTGGTGCATCAGGCCGCCACTGGCAGCCGGCTTCACCACGTCGTTGGGCACTCGCTGACGGATCTTCACCGCCTTCAGCAGGTTGGAGACAAACAGGAATTTGGGGAGGAAGTTCTGACCCTGCGACATGGCGGATGTGTGGCCAGGTGGatggaaggaggggaggaggaggaacgaggaggaggaggaggcgcaaACCACCGCTGTCCGAACAACGTGGAAACTGCATGGAGAGAAGGGGAGTGGATGTGTTATTTCAGAGCAGCATACAGTAGAAAATAACAGTATAGACGGGTGGGAAATTTTCAGTGGAGATTCCCCTTCCTTATTAATTGAGACTCAAGACACAACTTAATTTACAGTTTGTTCGGGAAACCACCCAACACACAGGATCAGTGCACTGTGAGAGCCGTTTGGTGCTTTTTCACTGGAGATTCTGGTGGGCCAAATGGAATAAGGCACACAAAGAgccctttgttttcttgtttgttcttttaATTCTCCTTTTCGTCTTGACGGTTCGCAAGTTTCCCCAAACAGGGCGTCCCAGTGTCCCACTGAGCTTGAAGCCCTCCAACAATAAATGGGTGTTTTCCAGACTTGAACTGAAGGCCACCCAAGGCTTCCCAAGGCTGCTGGGAAGGTCACACCGAGCGCCCCGCGGCCTCCTCCCTCGCCAACACCTTTCTCCATTGGTTGGCCTGCATCTGAGTCTGCTTTAAACACGCAGTCAGGCGAGGAATCGTCTGACAATTTTCCATCCCTGTGCCAGTATCGTGCTGAAGTTTCAGATAGGAAAATGAGTCAACAACATGCAACCTAAAGTTTGCAAACTTGCATGATTTCAGTTTGGAAATTTCAGTGTGAAGGATAACTAAACAACGCTAAgaatgtggacacacacatctgatgcTAACTTTCACTGCTTgacagttttcacactcacCTCTATACTCTGGTTGCTGCTTTAAAGTACTCTGAGGCATTAAAGGACCATTTCACCCAAAACGAAGAGGGTGTCAGCACACACGGAGTTCACAGGAAGTAGAAAGTGGCGGTCAGCAAGTAGGGCCTGGAGTTTCTGCTGACTTTTTAACTCCCGACAACAAGCGCTCAGCAGCTGCCAGTCGGTGGTTCCTGCTCCACACCGCGACAACACGCCGCACACTCCGCCCGCGTAGTAGCCCCTGTGCCTTTACTACCCAAACAGCGGCAGGTGCAACAACAGGCTAGGCCATGCTAAAGGGCTAGTCGCTCACGCGAGGGACCAGACAACAGGCAGCCTGGGTGTCAGTGGGCATGTTGACACGAATCATTAGTCGCCGTTTGGTGTGCTGGCACCGCTGGCAGACTTTTTGGGCAGGCAGACAGCGGCACAGCGGTGGACGCTGCGGTTTAGGATGACTGgctacacaaaaacacaataacagGAGACTTTGCTGACGTTAAAGGCTTACGTAATTCCAATGACAACTACCTTTGAAACAATGTAGCCTTCCACCGCGTCTCGCGCCGCGGGTATCTACACGGAGAAGCGGCGCCGATGCTACATTCGGCTGTTTTAAATGCCCCGTTAGCCGCTTGAGGGTGACGTCTTTGTAAACAATGGCTGTCAAAGCCACTGTCGTGAGCAGGCTTCAAGCTTCCTCCATGTCCCCAGAAACACGACCATACATTACTCAAGGCCCGAACGTGACGTGCCCGCCAGGTCTCACCCCCTCTTGGTGAGAAATGGTTGTCCACATGGGGAGGCACGGGGAGGGAGGACGGCTGTCTTACCTGTGTTATATGTCGGGGTAATAACAAAGCCCTCCCGGATGCTCAGGCTAGTCCTCTCTCAGCCACTTCACTCAGCCTCACCGCAGCGGTCCTCGGCGCCATTCAACCTTCTCTTTCCTTCAGTATCAGATCTATTTTGGAGCCCTCGCAGCCTGCGAAGCCTTTCAAAAGAGTACACACGCCCGCTACAGATAGTTTTTAAAAATCCCAAGTCAAGGGGATTTCCACACAGGGACTTTCCGTCCACccattttcctttctctctctctctctctctctctctctctctctctctctctctctctctctctctctctctctctctctctctctctctcacaaccTGTGCACTTGCAGCTCCCGCCGCCAGGGGgctctccatctgtctgactCAATACTGAAAAGCATATCCCACCTACTGAGCACAAAGGAGCGTCactgagggagacagacaggtcgcGTCATACTCTATTTCATGAGACAGCCTTAGAAATAAATCATTATCCCGCGATGAGTCCAGCCTCGGCAAATGAGTCAAGGGAGCGAAAGAAAAACTCATCACTTGATGATAAACAGGCTTTGACtcgctgactgactgaatgtatgcatgcgtgcatttatttgtttgtttatgtatgaGTGGAAGGATGATGTGATACAGTTTTGACTGTTAAGAAATTGTGTCAGTGGTTGTAAAGAAGACTCTCCGCTGCTCAGAGGGATTTGATGTCTTGGCTGGATGCATGGGTGCAAGATTCATTCAAATAATctgcttctctcactctctttctgtcaATAGTTTGTTAGTAAAGCAGTTATGTTATTTTTCGCTTCATGCACATTCAAGTACACAGCCCACATGGACTTAAAAGACACCAAAAATATATCTGCAGATATATTTGCAGTGGTGAAACATATGTCAGACAAGAACAATGCTTTACAAATCTGTCACGAAAAATAATCGCATGACaagcaataaaacatgacattgaGTTTGCTTTTAAATCACATAACAAAAAAGACCTCTCTCTTCAGGGAGACTATTAAACCTACATGTTTCCATAGCTTATGACGATGCACCTGAACGCAACTGTGCACACAGAAATCTTTGTTGTATTAGATGTTTTTCACAAATTTAGGTTAGTCCCAAACATCAGCACACCATCATCCCTCATGTCTGTAGCTATCAGAGACGAAGAAACACTGGTACCTTTGTGCACCTGTGGGTTATGGTGGTTAACAAGTTTTATTATCAGTGACTGAGTCAGCTGTGAGGACTGTGGTCTaccagagcagctgctgcaacagAGGAACAGTCACAACTCTGTACTTTTGTCACCTTTGACTCGCTGGTTTTGCATGTGTGAGACAAAGAGGCATGATGCATTTGGACGACATGAACGGACAAATACTTATTTTTGCACCCCTGGTGACACATTTTgcaatttattcattttaaggCTGCAAAAAAGGATCATTTTCACGAATCATTAATCTGCTTAAGTTGTTCACAGATGTTGGAAATTAATTTTTCTgttgaacacagcaggggcggAAGGAAATCAGAGGTCAAACATCCAGAGCTTCTCCGTCAGAGGAGAACATGTCGTCTTGTCTGCAAATCCCTGTGCTGACTCactttccctttcctttctcttccctGTGGAAAGACTCCTCGTTCTGTGTTGTGCCAACAGCGCTGGACCTCAGCTCCTTTCCTACCTACCCATGCAGGGAACAGAAACTCGATCAGCTGACAGGTTGGATTCATGAGCCTCACCTATTAAAGTTCAAACAGGCCCAAAGCTCTTGCTCCAGAGTTGATATATGGCACAGACTGTATGTCAAATCAGACGTGTGCAATGTCACCTTAGCTGATTTCACAAATACTCATAATTTCCAAGGTCCTTGGGCCCTTGGAAACTGATCTGACTCCTGTAATAAATAACGCTGACCATTGAACTCTTTCTACAGGTTCCTCACTGGGTCACATGTTGGCTGAGTCACAGGTCGGGATGATCAATGACGGCTGGTTGTGGAAGCGATGAAAGCCAAACGGCGCAGTCATCAGCACACGGAAAATCCCAGAAGAGACAATTGGTGCACTCTGTTGTTCCAAACCAGCAGGTGGTTCAGTATGAGCAACCCTCTCATTTCCTTGCTGTCCAAATCTCTTACGACATGACCGTGCAGGGGATGGTCGGATACAACGCGTGCTGAGAAGAGATCAAAATAGAAATGAAACCTCTGGATTGTTTCTGAGTGAAGGAATCTCACATGAGCTCAAAGCTTCCCCCCAATCAATAAATATGAATGCACCCCTCGTTAAGTGCTCTGTATCAGTCATACTAATGTGACTCCACTATGAATTTCTTCATGAATTCTGACAAAGATGAAAAGATTTAAATACTTTCTTGGAAACTTTCTTCTcaaaaataacaatattttcacacattaaagCAGCCTCAGACTAGCCACCATGACTGGCTTGTTGCCACGACTGCAGTGGCATGAATACAGTTTCTTTTGTATGTCTTTTGATCAGCATGACTATTTTGCAGAAGTGGAAAGTAACTAATTACATTTCCTGTACTCAGGTACTGTACTACAAATCTGCCATTTTGTACTGCTACTCCATTACAAGTGAAAGggaaatattgtgctttttactccactacatttatttgaaaactGTGGTTCTGTAAGAAATGAAGATTTCATTCAGGAAACATATGATAAGCTTTTAAAGTATGAACAACCCGAAAGTATATAATATTATCTCCACCTTGaccaactacaacagtaaaaccCTGCTCACCTAGTACAGCAGTGGTAATaatgtgctaaaaaaaatagatattgACACTCAAAGGGgccatttttcagcttttctgaCTTGTCATTCACTTCAGattcagcta
Proteins encoded in this region:
- the tnfaip3 gene encoding tumor necrosis factor alpha-induced protein 3; the encoded protein is MSQGQNFLPKFLFVSNLLKAVKIRQRVPNDVVKPAASGGLMHHLRGMHRYTLEMIAMNHFPQAFREVVQAAILDRAMQASLEQEKKLNWCREVKKMVPLRTNGDGNCLLHAASQYMLGVQDTDLVLRKALHGVLKETDTGVFRARFQAELLQSQEFTQTGLRYTTMNWEEEWEKIVKMASPVSSSNGLQFDSLEDIHIFILSNILRRPIIVIADQVVRSMKSGSSISPLNVGGIYLPLHWPPTECYKYPIVLGYDSQHFAPLITIKDSGPEIRAVPLINPGRGGFEELKVHFLMEKEQQQKERLLKDYLLLIEIPVIGLGYDATRIVNAARLDEGNLPEDMNLMEDYLQLVNHEYQRWQEDKEQAWAAQPQRPPPFSVSQLSLIEIRCATPRCTFYVSVDTQPHCHECFEKRQATTGGGARIEGVVQTKGGGVQGGVGVIGGSETEVSSRGARSSSPPSSSSGRGVVLSSPRSAPPTAPSLSLYSETHAMKCKTPGCLFTLSVEHDGLCERCFNSRQNHGPPGAGTAATGLPGPNGGPTVPHPAQGSGWTQWGGCETETERCSMCRQEAFRIFNGLCPPCMQRQQAPERGEPQQNNPRTEASSSAWSQARDAERPCLTLTPGHTSAWQAPLARPCKRSGCQFFGTPEKLGFCTICYVDYQTNHHLTPPPAPVQSRHGLEAGFQNASRCRGPGCGAVGKAMLEGYCDKCYVKEQSARLNQVAHRTPHSPPLVMRDRAVKPRSSQQSQTQTQTQCRRSGCSNVSPGCTDLCPECHTRGQGREAGRRAQAPKEKSKQRCRTQGCDHYANQEKQGYCNECDHFKQIYRG